DNA from Salmo salar chromosome ssa24, Ssal_v3.1, whole genome shotgun sequence:
TAACAGTCACCTCTTTCGAGTGGCGGGTACACCAGCTCTCAGCTGAGGTAAGGGCCTCTGCCAACTCAGTCTCCTGAATGATGGCACACAAATACATAGGGAAGTGTGACTCTTGGGCCCAGACCTGGAGCCAAAGATAAAGTAACTAAGGGGGCAGTTGAAATCAATGAGGGGGTACAATTTAACAGGGTTCATGCATTAGAATTACATTTAATTCTACttatatcacactataccacaataaacaAAGTTCAAATGCAGAGACTCGGAGACCATTGAGCGCTTTTGAAGAGACAGATTGGCTACAGATTTCGTGCCAATCTCCGCTGCGCTGTATCAGCACAATGGATAGCGCCCTACACACTAAAGCAAGGCCTATTTGGCAATGGATATAGGCTACAAGATAGATAGGGTAATTCACCTATTACAAACAGCCTATGTGAACGCCGCCGTACACACAGCTGTCTTACCAAAGTAATGCAAACTAAATGCTGAAAGTAGTAGCCTAGTTATTCATGCAAAACTAAAATACTGAATAGCAGTTTTGCTTAGAATACTGACAACTGTGAATGCGAATGAGTGAATGCGAAcagaacagtggtaggcctacTATAGGCCTAGAAATTAAATATCAGATTGATAAAGACATGACACAATCTATATTTAGGCAAGTTACAttaacagtaaaaaaataaataaaaaaaaagcaGTAACCAAAAGGCGAAAGCAaatagcctacagcctactacagtaagATGAAGCCATGCACAGCTGTCTTGCCAAATAAATAGGCCAGCTTAAAACATGGAAAATCATGCAGCTCATGCGTTCAGTAACACGTTGCGATACGGAAAAATACACTTCTGTGGATCAAACTCGACCCAACCACGTAATCAATTAAGCAATGCCAGCCTACTATAAACACGTTTTCAATACGTACATTTCCATTTATAACCATGAAAAGCAATAGCctacattctatttctatggttatcCATTTCTATGATGAAACATATCGATATGTAGCTATATGCAGGGGCGTCATTtgggttcttgcattggaattatattgaattctgcttataccacaataaacataaaGGTTCAAATGCCAAGACATTTGAGTGCTTTTGACCAAGAAGTGACATGTTGGCGCAAAATCtcattttatgctatttttatataAGGAGATTAAACTAAAACTGAAGTGGCACAGGTTTCAGAGGGGGCCAAGTCCCCTTTTGCCCCCTCGTTGAACCGGGCCCGCTTAGATTGCTTGTTAATGTAAGTATACATGTACTCCTCCCATTTAATAATATTCACAGCATATAATAATATTCACCCAACACCACGTGTCAACCCATGAGAACAGCCTGAGGACCAGTGAGTGTCTGACCTTCTCCAGCAGCTGTGCAGAGAGATGTCTGGCTGAATCCTCACTGTGCTCTGCCCTCTGCCTCTGGTTGGCCAGCTTCAGACTCTCTTTGTCCTCTTTACGCTGTCGCTTCAGCTGCTCCAGCAGGGCCTGTATCTCCTCCTTCTGCTGCTCCTGGGTCTGCTCCATCACCTACACACCACACAAGGAAGGGAGATAACAGGAAGCAATGGAGAGAGACGATTGTTGTGGTCAGATGTTCCAGAGTCTATACTTTAAAGACCCACTCCAGCCTCCCTAGAACCTCATTtatcacctgatttacttaacaaatggctcaataggtggtccaggtgtCCTCTGACATGGCACAAGTGTCTTCAATTGCTCCTCTATTGGTCTGGCAAGCAAGGGGGAGGCCGATGACATTAGAGAGCATCATCAGACCAACTCTTTGAATTGCCCCCAAGGACCAAAAAATAACAGACTCTATTAATTCTGTGGCCTATAAACCTTGGTACCCACTTTACTCCGGCCGGCCTGGCGGTCATTTTCAGTCTCTTTGCTGCGTAACTGAACCATAAGCTGGCTGCaggttgactccagaactttagACAGCTCTCCTGTGGTCTTCACAATGTCCTGTATGGAGGATATGGAATGATGAATATTGATAAGATGCTATTTGTGAGcactggtggcaggtagcctagtggttagagtgttacgccattaaccaaaaggttgctggttcaaatcccagagcatTTTCCATTTACATACACGTATAAATGACACACTTGTACATGACAAAAATAAGTTCCCACCTATttgatatattatttatatttctataaataaataatgatcTTTATGATCTCGCTCCGCATCAAATGCAAACGATTGAGAATCTAGAGAACTAGAGACAATGATGTACCTTTTCAGAATCCAACCGTACTGCAAGCTGGGTGGCTTCCTTCTCTTTGTTGTTGAGTTTTGCAGCAAGATGCTGAAAGCCAGAAAAACAGAAACAACATTCTTAATGTCATCTATGACCATGGATATGCACCACACAGACTGAAAGGAAACCAATATAAAGGGAAATGTAACAGATAAAAGCACATGGTGATAAACACAGGAACATGGTGATGCATACACACAATTTTTTCTGCTTCTGTGTCCGCCAGTCTCTTCAGTAGGCCTTGCCTTTGCTCTGACGTCCTCAATGATTCTATCTATCAATAAATACATCAACAAAAATATAAGACCACAATTCTAATTGTCATTTTAGATATTCTTTCAAAGCAACTGTCCTCGTCAGTCTGAGCAAGTCAATGTATTGGGGAAAGTACCTCTCGCTCATGGCACTCCCTGAGGAGTTCTCGAAGAGTGCGGTTTGTGCTGTCAAATGTTTCTATCTTCTTTGTCAGCAACTCCTGCTGCCTACCAAGCAGGGCAGCGTCCACCTTGGACAACCGCTTATCCTAGCAAGGAGAAAGGGCAGTCTTAAAGAACATTAAAAAAAAGTTCATATTTAATATTTAACAGGGTCACTTGTATCAAATTCACCTTTTTCACACCACCCATGGACTCATTCAGggctgtcaactgtgtgaccaaTGCCACCCCGTCAAACTCCGCTTCTACCAGCTTTCTCAGTAGCATGCATCTTTCCCCGTGTAGAGTCCCCGAAAAAGCACTGCACGGAATGGAAAGGTTAAAACCATGCTGTTCCTAAACTGCCTCACACAATTTTTAAGTTGTCTTGTAAACATTAAATAGTTCAGATGTATTTTCATTCTATTCTATTGGCTACTCAATCTAATACTGATAATCCTATGCTTGATGACTAAATGTCCTTATGATATTACAGGTggagtccacacctgttgtagcCTGTTTCGCCCCTCTTCCGTAGGGAGTGTTGGATGGAGATCTTCTTTCGTTCTCTGAGGTCCAGCTCTTTGGTGGCATCCAGCAGCTCCTCCTCCTGCTCGTCGATGACACGCTGGCAAGCGCTCAGACACTCTGACTGGTACTCCATCATACGCTCCTTCTTCCACAGCCTCACCTGATCACCAAaagcagacagaaacacacacacacacacacacacatctttgttTACTGGACACAATCACGCAACAAACAAGAGGGATGAACATGATATTGCTGAATTCCAGTGAGATCGTGGCTATGTATTGTAATGAAGCAGtaaatatttttggccttcctgtgacatcgggtgctgtaggtgtccaggagggcaggtagtttgcccccggtgatgcgttgggcagacctcacCACCTTCTGGAAAGCTCtgcagttgcgggcggtgcagttgtcgtaccaggcggtgatacagcccgacaagatgctctcaattgtgcatctgtaaaggtttgtgagggttttaaggGCCAAGACAAAattcttcagcctcttgaggttgaagaggcattgttgcgccttcttcaccacactgtctgtgtgggtggaccatttcagatcgtcggtgatgtgtatgccgaggaacttgaagctttccaccttctccactgcggtcctgtcgatgtggatagtggGGTGTTCCCTCTgcggtttcctgaagtccacaatcagctactttgttttgttgatgttgagtgagaggttattttcctggcaccactctcccagggccctcacctcctccctgtaggctggctCGTCATTGTTGGCAGtaaagcctactactgttgtgccttctgcaaacttgatgattgagttggaggtgtgcgtggccacgcagacTCACAGCAGTAATCAGCACTAAAGGTGAATCTACAAAGTATGTACttagtggtgtgaatacttatgtaaattagatatttctgtatttcattttcaatacatttgcaaaaatgtcaaaaaacttctttcactttgtcattatgggacattgtatgtagatgggtgagaaaaaaatgatttaatacatttttttttctgcctgtaacaacaaaatgtggaagaagtcaaggggtatgaattctttctgaaggcactgtacatacgtCATTCTTTGGAGAACCAACATCCATCATGAGTCCATCAATCTTCCTCCTATATTTGTTACACTGGCTATGTATCCTCTGCTCTTGTTTATCCTCATCAGACAGGTCAGTCAACTGAAGTGGGGACAGGGAAGGGTTAGCCTGTGATACAGGTGTGATCTCCAGACAGTACAAAGGCCCCTGAGAGACATGAAAATCAACATTGGTAGTATATCTAATGATATCATGTAAGATATTATATCTGTGGGAAGTGAGAAATAATGTATCTTTGTCAATGTGAAATGTAAGGAATGTCAATAGCATTGGATGAAAATGTATCTGTGAGGAGCAAATAACAGTTCCAGGACCTCCCACTTGTATGCGTCATCCCGAGTGGAGGTTCTTCCTGGGGCCGGCACCCAGGGGGCCCGGGACCTCGCTCTGGCACGCAGGTTCCCAATATCCCCTTTGATTTGCACCTCTTTAATCTTCATCTGCAAAGAGAGCAGTGGTTGACTGACAGCAACTGTTGAGGCAGTCAAGGGAAGCCTATTTCTGGTATAGGCCTACTTTATTTCAAAGGTTGAGTAAGTGTATCACTTCATtgactaaacatttactaacctgtgGGGTCTTTGCATTTGCAGTACAGCTCTTCTGACTCTTCAGGTGTACATGTACAGGTGTGGTCTCTGGCACGTGAACGTGCAATGGTGGGGAAGAATCACGCGTTTTCATTATTTACCAATAATCAGTTCATCTAGAAATTGGAGCACATAATAGAACAGAATTTGCTCTAGCTGCCAGAAAGTCATACACCAGAGACAATAATACCACGACATAGCCGAGTAAAGTCAACTCCATTTGGTCAAGTTCAGTTTACTCAGCTAACCACGACAAGAACAGTAAAAGCATCATGTTCACGACTAGCTCCGACCAGCAACTATCCATTTAAATGAACATGTATTTGAAAAATGTTGACTTTATATTTTACTGTCAaaattgttaattgaaatgtctAGTTCACGAGATCACAACATGCATGACCAGCATGCTAACCTTAAATATAAGATGTTCATAAACGTGCTCTACAGTTTGCTGAAGCCCTTAGACTTTTGTTTACCTACTGAATCTCTGCTGACGGGACAGGTTCCGGTCATCTCGTACGCAATTGGCTCGTTCATAACCGATTTgtagacacctgtctgattggaGAGCATTCGTTGAACCCACGTTCGAGTTTACGTTGCCAGTAGTAACAGGACGTCCTGTTCAACACGTAATATTTCCGTGAAATGCCCACCTCCTACCTGTAGACGGCGCAATGCGAGAAGGGATTAATTCGATCTAGACGGTCCGTGTAAACATTACGTGGTTTTCCAGTTAATGTGGGAGGTTTTCAAACGAACCAAATTTGAGATGTCTATAAATATATGAATCGGCTGTAAGGAAGCGCCATTTCCGACTACTCTCGTGTTTCTTCCGAACTCGCTCGTTCCTGATTTGCATCTAGGCGCAAAATATATGATAGATTTGCATGATTGCACACATAGAATGATACACAAGTATAAATATGCGATTCGAGTTGCTACATTGTTGCCAACAATGGCGGTCAGAGTGAGACCGCTGTGGGGAATTCGGCTACAAACACTTCTGTTTTTCACTGCATTTCTGTGCGATTTTAAACTCGTCGAATCCTGTGTTGGAGAAGAAGTCGGTGACTTGTTACTCTGCAGGTCCTGTGGACATGAATTGGCTATTGAGAAAGATGCCAACTTTATCCACAGTCGACTTGCGCTCTCTTATAGAAATGATACGGTTGTTGGAGAAAGAAGAGTGCCCGTCCAGCGGTTCGAAAACCCACAGGGCTACCAGTTTGAAGTCATGACTTTCAGAAAAGCAGACGTTGTCAAGCACTGGCCCGCGGACAAACATTTCACCTGGTATCCTGGATATGCCTGGACAGTGGCTACATGTCCGCGATGTAACGCACACCTTGGTGGGTTGGGAATTATATATTTTGATTCCGTGTCTCATCCATTAAACGTGTCTGGCAAGTGGGTCTATTCTAACCTTAGGCAACAATTTCAAAATCAAATGGCTCTACCTTATGCTGTTTTGTAATAATGTAATTCTCCCCCCCAGGTTGGGCCTTTCAACCCATTGAATGGCCAAAGACTTTAACCAAAGGGGCATTTGAGGAATCGGAGGAGACATTTGTGGCCTTGGTTACTAATCGATTGTTACAAGAAAAATTTGCATCAACACTACTGACTCCGAAATCATTCAGAAGTTGACATCTACTGCAATCAAAGCTACAAATTATACCTGGCTGTAAAAACTATTTTTTTGCATTTCATAATAAAAAATAGCAATAATACAGCATGTAGTATTTCCTGTGATTGCAATACACAAAGTACGCACTTTTGAGAgcgatactgttactgacagtttAACATACCTGTCCAATACTGCAAGCCTACCACAATTCTAGATGTAGCCAGACAGTTATAATTTAGTTCTTGGCTCTAGATAACTAATTGAACTACAATTGACTACTATGGTTGGTTAGATGAGACATTCGTGTACACATTAAGTTTTATTGTAACAAAGAAACTTGTACACTaagtttaaaacatttttttttttccccagcagaaaataaaatggtgattagATGCAAATTCCATGAGATAACAAGGTCATTTTCCATGAAGCAGTGGGGGCCCAAATTTACAAGCATTTTTTTTaacgttttgttttgtttattaaaaaTGTCATTTCAAATCTCGCGGATGTCTGTAAAACAATACAATGAAAATCAAAAAAACAAACCCATAGTAATGGCCTCAAAATGCCCACCCTCCCCAACACCCTAAGATGTCTCTCTACCCTACCCCAGCATTGACCACAAACATTGCAAGAACTGATAGGAATGAGCTAGTACTTTATCTGTTGACTTTTAACCACataggggattttttttttttagggatCTACTCCCAACTGAACAGAAGTATAAAAACTGGAGGGGCCCACTAGTGCCAAGTCAATGCACCATGGCTTTTGTTAATTTAAATCGCACAACCTTTAACAGGAAGAACAATTTATAGAAATTGCCATTCATTTAACTACAAGATGGCGTGCTTAATCTAATGTAGTAGTCCCCCCGAATGTGGGAATTGTGGTTTGACAATTCAAAGGCAGGAATTTGCCATTGGTTTTAGAGGAGACAAAAACAAAACATGGCACAGACAGGAGAGGCTTCAGAATGAGGAAATGAAGcacaaaataaaagtaaaaaaatcttGCTCCTAAATATGGGTGGATAACCAAATGGGGGGGAAATAGCAAAGGGTATTGGTAGATTATTTAACTCTCCGGTTTAGTCATCTTCTCCATCATCCTAAACAAAAGGAAAGAAAAATCAATACTGTGCAAACAAATTTCACTATTCAATATAGTGAATTGAGCAAATTAATTATTTAGGGCATACCTCCCCATCATCTccgtcatcctcctcttcatcttcctccCCATCATCTTCATCACCCTCCTCATCAATGTCCTCAAGACCTtcctcatcgtcatcatcatcttcaCCTTCACCCTCCTCATCATCCATGTCAGGAACCTGCCAATCAAATTAGCCAACCTTTTAACTATACATCCTTTGTCTACATAGCAGACTTAAATCCCCTTGGTGACATTTAGACAATAGATTAGacgtttaatagtcacatgtacagggttgctgTTGTAATTACAGGGTAGAGTGGCAAACAAACTCAGAGCTCCAACAACGCAggtcaaagtgaaagaaaaacaaaaaaatagcatacatattaacactaacagTACTAAACAATCAAAATGACACATCCAAAGAATTAACAATACAGTAGGTAGCACAACGGGCATAAAAGTCCCATTCAAAGTAAAGAGAACATTGATAAGAGGGAGGTGTTAGGCCGTGGAGACCACTCACCAGGTAGTACTGCAGGGGGTTTGGCCAGATGTCATCCTTGATAACCTCTCCCAGCTCATCTGCCCCAGCATCTGAGTGATCAGTGAACCAGGTGAAGAAGCTCTCTGGCTCTTCATGTTGCCTCTTCTTGCCGGCTTTGTTCTGTGTCTGGCTGGAGCGCTTTGTCAGGTCCTTCAGAGACAACGTCACAGGGATTACAAACCAacttatttttgtttgttttaaagcAATGAGGTTAATTGCATagcaaaacaaatgaaatactgaccacaactacctgGCATGAAAACCAAAAGGCTCTGATCACCAAGGTACATACAACATTCAGGTAGTGTTTCACCATTACGTTGAACAGACTTTTTAAAGAAAGTGACACTGGTTTCTGCCAAATGCCATGCATTAATAGACTGCAGTATTACCAAGCATTTGAAAATACTAACGTCAAATACCTTTCCTGATTTCCATTTGATTTCTGTTGACTTTGAGGATGGGTCTCCACTCTCGTTCAGATGGAACTCTTTGGAAAGGACTTTGTTTTCAAAGTATGGATTTTCGTCGTAATACTGGAACACACGTCAATTTAATTGAGTACAGTTTAAGGTACGCTATAAAGTCCAGACATTAATGCAATATCCTGGCAATCATTATCACTTACAAAATCTATTCTGTAGCCTGATTTGATATCTTCAAACTCTGTAACCTCCACCCTGGTCAGATAGTGAAGtgcctcctcatcttcctccccaAGAAGAGCAGAAACTGTAGGGACAAACAAGAAAACAAAGTCAGAATCTGAATATTCTAGGTTCCAGTGGTAGAATCCTGTGAGAGCCCAAAGGGATGTGCTGAAGCTCACCTTGTGGATGGTTGACGAATGTGGTGACCCAGAAGTTGGGGATTTTAGCAATCAGTTCTGATCTCTTCTGAAAGAACGGCTGACGGAGTTTATTGTATTTCTGTTCTACTTTCAATATCTCCTCACTCGCTTGCTCGTTCAGTCTGGAGAAAAGAGATTGCACATCAAGCACCATTACACAGTTAAACGCTTTAGTTTTTctgatacatacatatacattttaACTTGACTGGCTTACCTGTCAATTTCGTTTTGAACTTCGTCGATGTGTTCAATAGCTTCCTGTTGCTCTTTTTCTATTAGAAAAAAATGCAATAATGTCAGAAAATATTGAAGACCATCGGTGCAGTACATTGGTGTTCACTAGACGTCAAAATGAAAGAGTAACTACCAACTTCCTGCGCACTAACAACAAAGAATTAAAGCTGTAACTTAACTGTAGCAAACAAAGTTACGAACTAATGGTTTTGAAATTGACCCTCAACAAGCGGCTGCTCTCAGGACCATTGATGGAAAATCATTGCAAACGGTTGCATGAGCTAATCACTAACGATTTGCAATCTTTAAAGGGGTGAACATTTTGCGGAAATATGATATAAATCTTAACCAACAAGTTAATTGCAATGCGTGATATTTAGCAGCACCTTTTTGTAACTAGCGATTTCATAGCAGCTTGCAAACGGCGTTTCCTGCTGGCTAGTGAGGATGGCCGCGTGGTTTAAATGTGGGACTCCGCACACTACACTATCTGCCTCCTTCCCCAACACTGTCTAATAGCTAGGTAAGTGCGCATTGTATCGAGACTATGACCAAGTTACACAAATAACCCTCCATTGTTAAATCCGTTAAACTCTTCCAATGGGCTACTTCTCAAACTGTGGTTCACTAGATGGTAGTTAACTACCGTTAGCCATGTTGCCAATTTCACATTCGCAAACTAGCTACCTACGGCTTGCTTCATCATGGCGGATATGCACAACAACAAAGTAACACTAGGCCACGGTTATTTCATTCAACATAGAAAACACATTACTCCTCAGTCAACTGCACAAATACACagtttattattaaaaaaaaatttgCAATTGTATTTATAGTAGCAACGACTAGACTTGAGAACAAAAATACTTAACAGGACATGCATTGATTAGACAATTAGTTAGCCAGTTAGGAAATGttgctagctaggtaacatgGCCTCCATCACCG
Protein-coding regions in this window:
- the LOC106585454 gene encoding protein SET; translated protein: MSAPAAKVSKKELNSNHDGADETSEKEQQEAIEHIDEVQNEIDRLNEQASEEILKVEQKYNKLRQPFFQKRSELIAKIPNFWVTTFVNHPQVSALLGEEDEEALHYLTRVEVTEFEDIKSGYRIDFYYDENPYFENKVLSKEFHLNESGDPSSKSTEIKWKSGKDLTKRSSQTQNKAGKKRQHEEPESFFTWFTDHSDAGADELGEVIKDDIWPNPLQYYLVPDMDDEEGEGEDDDDDEEGLEDIDEEGDEDDGEEDEEEDDGDDGEDDGEDD